ACGGGCACGGGGCAGGGGCGTTGCCCGCGCATTGGGCGAACATTCCAAGAGATGGGCGAAGGAACAGGGTTTCCGGGCGATACAGTTCAACTTTGTCGTTTCGACCAATGCCGATGCCGTCCATTTGTGGCAGAAAGTCGGATTCGAGATTGTCGGCCGCCTGCCGGGCGCGTTTCTTCACCCGCAGCAGGGGCCGGTCGATGCGCTGGTTATGTTTCACGAATTGAAGGGAGGGCCAGATGAGCCTTGAGACCATATCTGAGAACCGCAGCTTTGGCGGCACGCAGGGCGTATATCGCCACAAATCGCAGGCCACCGGGACCGAGATGACCTTCGGTCTGTTCCTGCCGGAAGAGGCTCAGCATGGCCGGGTGCCGGTGCTGTGGTATCTCTCGGGCCTGACTTGCACCCATGAAAATGCCATGAGCAAGGCCGCCGCGCAGGAATGGTGCGCCGAGGCGGGCATCGCCATCGTCTTTCCCGACACCTCGCCCCGTGGCTATGACGTGGCCGATGACGAGGCTTTCGATCTGGGCAAGGGCGCGGGCTTTTACGTGAATGCCACGCAGGATCCATGGAAGCCGCATTTCCAGATGTGGCATTATGTCGTGCATGAACTTCCCGAACTGCTCAGCGATAATTTTGCCATCGACCGCGATGCGATGGGCATCACCGGCCATTCGATGGGTGGTCACGGCGCCTTGACCATCGCAATGACCCATCCCGAGCGCTACAAATCCGTATCGGCCTTTGCGCCGATCGCGAACCCGACCGAGTCGGATTGGGGCAAGAAACAACTGACCGCCTATCTGGGGGATGATCGCGACGCGTGGCGCGCGCATGATTCGACCATCCTGATGACGGAAAGGGGGTTCCCCGGCGAGATCCTGATCGACCAGGGCAGCAGCGACCAGTTCCTCGACCTGCTCAAGCCGGAATCACTGGCCCATGCGATGATGGCCCGCCGACAGCCAGGGCAGTTTCGAATGCAGCCGGGCTACGACCATAGCTATTTCTTCGTTCAAAGCTTCATGGCCGATCATGTCATGTGGCATGCGGAACGGTTGATCTGAAGGCTTGGTTTCTCAGGATTCGTCCTGATTTGTTCCGATCCGGATGGAAACCGTTGATGATTGCGTCCCGCGATGGCCGGGGGGTTTCACACCCCCCGGGCCCCCGTGGGATATTTCCATGAAGAAGAAGCTGTGCCGGTTGGGGACGGGCGATTCTGGCAGAAACCGGAGTGATTTACGCGATTGCCGATCGTTCCCGATCATCCTGCCGAATAACCATCAGACTTTAGGGGCAAGTGGCAGGGCGGCAGATTGACGCAGGCGGGTGCGCGTCCAAAACTGGCTTCATGGACGAGCTGCGGGGGAGGACTTGACCGTAGCGGATGATCCAGAAGCGGAGGAACACATCCATGAAACAACTGTTGAACAGCGCTGCGGTCGCGCTGCTGCTTTCGGGCGCAGCGGCCTATGCGAATGAAAGCGTCACGACCGAGGCCGGCGATACCGGTCAATGGGCAATCCAGACCGGTGACTATGCCAATACCCGTTATTCGGAGCTGGATCAGATCAACAAGGACAATGTCGGCGATATGCGAGTCGCCTGGACCTTCTCGACCGGCGTGCTGCGCGGCCATGAAGGCGGTCCGCTGATCATCGACGACATCATGTATATCCATACGCCCTTCCCGAACAATGTCTATGCCCTGGATCTGAATGACGAGGGCAAGATCCTGTGGAAATACCAGCCGGAGCAAGACCCCGAGGTCATCGCGGTGATGTGTTGCGATACCGTCAGCCGTGGCGTGGCCTATGCCGATGGCATGATCCTGCATCATCAGGCCGATACCACGCTGGTCGCGCTGGATGCCAAGACCGGCGAGGAAAAGTGGAAGGTCAAGACCGGCGACCCGTCGGTCGGCGAAACCAATACCGCCACCGTGATGCCGGTTGGCGACAAGGTCATTGTCGGCGTGTCCGGCGGTGAATACGGCGTACGTGGCCGTGTGACGGCCTATAATATTGCTGACGGTTCCGAAGTCTGGAAAGCCTATTCGACCGGTCCGGACGAGGAAATGCTGGTCGATCCCGAAGCTACAACGCATCTGGGAGAACCCATCGGCGCTGACAGCTCGCTCAATAGCTGGGAAGGCGATCAGTGGAAGATCGGCGGCGGCACAACCTGGGGCTGGTATTCCTATGATCCCGAGCTAAACCTGATCTATTACGGCACGGGTAACCCCTCGACCTGGAACCCGTCTCAGCGTCCGGGCGACAACAAGTGGTCGATGACCATCATGGCCCGCGATGCCGATACCGGTATGGCCAAGTGGTTCTACCAGATGACGCCACATGACGAATGGGATTTCGACGGCGTCAACGAGATGATCCTGACCGACCAGGAAGTCGATGGCGAGATGCGCAAGCTTCTGACCCATTTCGACCGGAACGGCCTTGCCTATACGCTTGACCGCGAATCCGGCGAGCTGCTGGTGGCCGAGAAATACGATCCGGCGGTGAACTGGACGACCGGCGTCGACATGGATCCGGAATCCGAGAACTACGGGCGTCCGGAAGTGGTTGCCGAATACTCGACCGAACAGAACGGCGAGGACACCAACACCACCGGCGTCTGCCCGGCGGCGCTTGGGACCAAGGACCAGCAACCGGCGGCCTATTCGCCCGATACCGGCCTGTTCTACGTGCCGACCAACCACGTCTGCATGGATTATGAGCCGTTCCGCGTGGCCTACACCGCCGGACAGCCCTATGTCGGCGCCACCCTGGCGATGTATCCCGCACCTGAAAGCCATGGCGGCATGGGCAACTTCATTGCCTGGGACAACATCAATGGCGAGATCAAGTGGTCGCTGCCCGAGCAATTCTCGGTGTGGTCGGGTGCTTTGGCAACTGCTGGCGGCGTGGTCTTCTATGGCACGCTGGAAGGCTACCTGAAGGCAATCGATGCTGAGACGGGCGACGAGCTTTACAAGTTCAAGACCCCTTCGGGCATCATCGGCAACGTCACCCCCTACATGCATGACGGCAAGCAGTATATCGCGATCCTGTCGGGCGTTGGTGGCTGGGCCGGTATCGGTCTTGCGGCTGGTCTGACCAACCCGAATGACGGTCTGGGTGCCGTGGGTGGCTATGCCTCGCTCAGCGACTACACCGAGCTCGGTGGCCAGCTGACCGTGTTCGAAGTGCCGGGATCTGCCCCGGCTGACGCGGGAACCGAAGAGGCATCTGCCGAAGAAGCTCCTGCTGAAGAAGCATCGGCAGAAGAAGAGGCTCCTGCCGAGGAAGCAGCCACTGAATAATCGGACAAAGGCTCATACTTTCGTTCCGATTGAGCAAAAGTGATCTGTGAAAGGACCGCCCCAGCGATAGACTGGGGCGGTTCTGTCTGAGGAGAGCAGACATTGTTATTTGGAGGAAGTCCGACAATGAGAACCATTACCAGCCTTGCGGCGCTGGTCCTTGGCGCAACCGTGGCCGGCATGGCCTTTGCGCAAGAGGATACCGGCGAAAACGCTGCGCCAGCCGATGAGGAAGTCGAAATCAAGGAAGACCAGACCGTCATGCCAAGCGGCCATGACATCACCCCGTCCGAGATGATGGACGGGCGCTGGTACAACGAGGAAGGCATCCCGACCTTCAAGGTCGAGGATGACGGTACTGTCGATTACGCCACCTTCTCGGGCTTCCGCCGCTATCATGCGGAATGCCATGTCTGCCACGGTCCGGATGGCGAGGGCTCGACCTATGCGCCGGCGCTGAAGAATTCGGTCCTGCGGATGGACTATTACGATTTCCAGCAAGTCGTTGCGTCCGGCAAGCAGGAGGTGAGCAATTCTGCAAACCAGGTGATGCCCGCCTTTGGCACCAACAAGAACGTGTGGTGCTATATCGACGATATCTATGTCTACCTGCTGGCGCGTGGCACCGATTCGATCCCGCGGGGGCGTCCGGCAGATAAGGCCGACAAGCCCGAGGAATTTGCCGCAGCCGAAGATTCCTGTATGTCGATGTAGAATGAGGACCTTTGTCTCATATGTTCTGATCGCCTGGCTCTGTTCTTCCGGGCTGGCAACCGCACAGGTGGCCGATCTGCGTTCGACGACGCAGTTCCGCGTCTGTGCGGATCCCGCGAATGCGCCGATGTCCGTCAAGGATGGCGACGGCTTCGAGAACGAGTTGGCCGATCTGTTCGGCCAGCTTCTGGACAGGCCAGTGACCTATAGCTGGTTTCCCTCGGGCATGGGCTTTATCACCAAGACCTTGCGGGCAGGCACTTGCGACGTGGTGATGGGCTATGCGCAGGGCGACGAGCTGGTGCAGAACACGAACCACTATTACACTTCGGTCTACGGGATCGTGACCCGCAAGGACAGCGATCTTGCCTCGGTCGATCACTTGACCGACCCGGCGCTGAAGGATCATCCCATCGGGGTGGTCGCGGGTACGCCTCCGGCCACGATCATGGCGCGGGCCGGATTGGCCAAGGATATGCGCGGCGCCGACCTGATGGTCGATCGCCGGGTTCAGGATCCGGTCGGAGATCTGCTTGACGGCGTCCGGGACGGAACACTGGATGCCGCCGTGTTGTGGGGACCCATGGCCGGACCAAGGATCAAGGACGATCCCGATTTGCAGTTCACGCCGCTTCTGAAAGAGACGTCGGGGCCCAAGATGTTCTACCGCATCACCATGGGCGTGAGGCCCGGCGAACAGGAATGGAAGCGGGAACTCAATAGCCTGATCCGCCGCCACCAGGACGAGATCAACGCCATCCTGAAAGGGGCGGGCGTGCCGTTGGTTGATGATTATGGCAAGGAGCTTCTGCAATGATCCGGTGGGTGGCTGCATTGATGCTTGCGGCCACCCCGGTTCTTGCCGAGGTGCCCGAACCGGTGGAGTACCGGGGCGAGCCTTACAGGGCCCCTGTTCCCGATACGCTTGCGGGGGCGGAGGTGATCGGCGCCGAGCGTGCCATCGAATTGCAGGCCGACGGGGTCGCCTTCATCGACGTTCTTCCCCGAACCCGCAAACCCGATAATCTGCCCGAGGATGTGGTCTGGCGCGAACCGCCTCACGACACCATCCCCGGAGCGATCTGGCTATGGGATACCGGCTACCAGGAATTATCGCAGGCCGAACAGGCGCGTTTGCGGAACGGTCTGGAACAGGCGACTGACGGTGACCAGGCCGCAGCGGTCGTCATCTTCTGCCGCGCCGATTGCTGGATGAGCTGGAACGCGGCGAAGCGGGCCGTCTCGATGGGATATAGCCGGGTCATCTGGTTTCCCGGCGGCACGGATGACTGGCAGGCGGCGATGATGGGCCCTGAACTGGTCAGGGCTCGACCTGTCGCCCCGTGAACTGGCCGAAGGCGCGGGGCCCTGCTGGCATCTCGATCTCGGCTGTCGCCTCCAGCTTTTTTGCATCCACCACCGTGACCGTATCGGAATCCCAGTTGGCGACCACGATACCGCTGCCATCGGGCAGGGGGGCGATCCCCTCGGGATAGTCCCCGGTTTCGACCTCGCCCAGGACCTCCAGGCTTTCCGGGTCGAATACCGTAAGGGTGCTGTCATATTGATTGGTGACGAAACCGCGCCCCTCTGCGAAGGCGATGCCATATGGATGACTGCCGGTTTCGATCTGCCCGACAAGCTTTCCCCCGATCGGATCTATGACGGACATGGCATCGCCCATCACATCCGCTGTCCAAAGCCGTCCGCCATGAAAGGTTACGGCAAAGGGATGCTCACCTGCGGT
This region of Paracoccus saliphilus genomic DNA includes:
- the fghA gene encoding S-formylglutathione hydrolase, yielding MSLETISENRSFGGTQGVYRHKSQATGTEMTFGLFLPEEAQHGRVPVLWYLSGLTCTHENAMSKAAAQEWCAEAGIAIVFPDTSPRGYDVADDEAFDLGKGAGFYVNATQDPWKPHFQMWHYVVHELPELLSDNFAIDRDAMGITGHSMGGHGALTIAMTHPERYKSVSAFAPIANPTESDWGKKQLTAYLGDDRDAWRAHDSTILMTERGFPGEILIDQGSSDQFLDLLKPESLAHAMMARRQPGQFRMQPGYDHSYFFVQSFMADHVMWHAERLI
- a CDS encoding methanol/ethanol family PQQ-dependent dehydrogenase; the protein is MKQLLNSAAVALLLSGAAAYANESVTTEAGDTGQWAIQTGDYANTRYSELDQINKDNVGDMRVAWTFSTGVLRGHEGGPLIIDDIMYIHTPFPNNVYALDLNDEGKILWKYQPEQDPEVIAVMCCDTVSRGVAYADGMILHHQADTTLVALDAKTGEEKWKVKTGDPSVGETNTATVMPVGDKVIVGVSGGEYGVRGRVTAYNIADGSEVWKAYSTGPDEEMLVDPEATTHLGEPIGADSSLNSWEGDQWKIGGGTTWGWYSYDPELNLIYYGTGNPSTWNPSQRPGDNKWSMTIMARDADTGMAKWFYQMTPHDEWDFDGVNEMILTDQEVDGEMRKLLTHFDRNGLAYTLDRESGELLVAEKYDPAVNWTTGVDMDPESENYGRPEVVAEYSTEQNGEDTNTTGVCPAALGTKDQQPAAYSPDTGLFYVPTNHVCMDYEPFRVAYTAGQPYVGATLAMYPAPESHGGMGNFIAWDNINGEIKWSLPEQFSVWSGALATAGGVVFYGTLEGYLKAIDAETGDELYKFKTPSGIIGNVTPYMHDGKQYIAILSGVGGWAGIGLAAGLTNPNDGLGAVGGYASLSDYTELGGQLTVFEVPGSAPADAGTEEASAEEAPAEEASAEEEAPAEEAATE
- a CDS encoding c-type cytochrome, methanol metabolism-related, with the protein product MRTITSLAALVLGATVAGMAFAQEDTGENAAPADEEVEIKEDQTVMPSGHDITPSEMMDGRWYNEEGIPTFKVEDDGTVDYATFSGFRRYHAECHVCHGPDGEGSTYAPALKNSVLRMDYYDFQQVVASGKQEVSNSANQVMPAFGTNKNVWCYIDDIYVYLLARGTDSIPRGRPADKADKPEEFAAAEDSCMSM
- a CDS encoding substrate-binding domain-containing protein, translated to MRTFVSYVLIAWLCSSGLATAQVADLRSTTQFRVCADPANAPMSVKDGDGFENELADLFGQLLDRPVTYSWFPSGMGFITKTLRAGTCDVVMGYAQGDELVQNTNHYYTSVYGIVTRKDSDLASVDHLTDPALKDHPIGVVAGTPPATIMARAGLAKDMRGADLMVDRRVQDPVGDLLDGVRDGTLDAAVLWGPMAGPRIKDDPDLQFTPLLKETSGPKMFYRITMGVRPGEQEWKRELNSLIRRHQDEINAILKGAGVPLVDDYGKELLQ
- a CDS encoding PQQ-dependent catabolism-associated CXXCW motif protein is translated as MIRWVAALMLAATPVLAEVPEPVEYRGEPYRAPVPDTLAGAEVIGAERAIELQADGVAFIDVLPRTRKPDNLPEDVVWREPPHDTIPGAIWLWDTGYQELSQAEQARLRNGLEQATDGDQAAAVVIFCRADCWMSWNAAKRAVSMGYSRVIWFPGGTDDWQAAMMGPELVRARPVAP